The DNA sequence cataattcctgacacccttatgccttataaagggttaaccaATAGATTTAAAGAACCCCCACACTATTGTAAGTCTTTACTTGCGGCATTGGTCAAAGTCAACTAACTCTTCAGTTGACTCACCTGTTCGGGCAGTGTAGGATCTGGCCACGGGAATGTATGGAAGCCAGGCAGAACTACCACATTGTAATGGTCAGTATAGGTGAATTTCGGCTTGTTGCAGGTGGGGTCGAAACCGCCCTCTACGCCTATAGCCAGTCGGGTGATCTTCTTCTCTGGACCGTCACCGGTTTGCTCGGGCTCTGGCACCTAAGAAAAAGAGTATTGTTGAATTGAAActgcattttatttaagtaaattgCCGAGACAACGCTAGCAACCTGATTATGATTATTTCTATTTATCTTATTCGTGAAAAGTTTGATGTACATATAGAGGAAACTTTTCACTATTATTTCTATTAAATTTCTGTTTATTTTATTGGTGAAAAGTTTAAAGTCATAGTCTGCAGTAGTAACAGCCCAAAAAGACCAGGACAAAAAAAACCTATTATGAAGAacctttgtttttctttttctgTGTGTGAAAAGACaaagtaattttttaaatataattatagtaGCCCATTGGTTAGGCACGGAACACGTTCAGTATAGTTGAAACACCTGTCGGAGAGGTATGCCTGGAGCGACATGGTGGAGGCAGTTCTGCGCGAACTCCGAGTCAACAATTGCCGAGAAAAGTAGCGCTTGTCGAATATTGtcagtcttcttcttcttcttcagcgtGTGCTCGCCCACCGTTaggcatacgcctctccaatcTCTCTCCATTTTGAGCGGTTGTTGTTAGGAAAATATTGTCAGTGACTTACAGGTATTTTCTCCCGGTGAATGTGCAGGAAGACAGCATTGCCTGTCTTCTGGAAGTACTGCTCCACATAGTTGCGGCCGAAGCCCAGGAACGAAACCAGTGACACGTACAGACCAGTCTCTGACTCCTGCAAGGTAAACAatagttaaagtgacgtcaagtctaaaaaaaccgggcaagtgcgagtcggactcgcgcacgaagggttccgtaccataatgcaaaaaaaaaaacaaaaaaaccgggcaagtgcgagtcggactcgcgcacgaagggttccgtaccataatgcaaaaaaaaaaaacaaaaaaaaagcaaaaaaaaaaaacggtcacccatccaagtactgaccactcccgacgttgcttaactttggtcaaatacacgtttgttgtatgggagccccatttaaatctttattttattctgtttttagtatttgttgttatagcggcaacagaaatacatcatctgtgaaaatttcaactgtctagctatcacggttcgtgagatacagcctggtgacagacggacggacggacagcgaagtcttagtaatagggtcccgttttaccctttgggtacggaaccctaaaaaactacttattagatctcgttcaaaccaattttgaGTGAGTCGTCTAACGTCTAAGATGttttatctatagttcgttttttttagcattagaaagaacttgcaagaaggtaagcgattttgacatgtcttttaattgaaaaacgctttttaaaattcaaaaactattactgatgaaagcagaagaatataaatgatcgtattagattcataattgttacatattagccgtaacttatttttaaaatgtgtttttcaattaaaagacacatcaagattgtttacctaatttctaatgctaaaaaaaacgaactataataagtAAGTGATCTGTAGTGTCACGGACTATTTTATAGTAGCGGGAAGCAGTTAGTTGCGTAATTTGTGCGAACTTGCGGAGATTCCGACGGATATGGGTTATTAAATGAATTAGATTTGTTTTACCGCTGTCCtttgaataatattttaacCAATTGCATGTGTATTtctaagtactgacccctcccgacgttgcttaactttggtcaaaaatcatgtttgttgtatgggagccccatttaaatctttattttattctgttcttagtatttgttgttatagcggcaacagaaatacatcatctgtgaaaatttcaactgtctagctatcacggttcgtgagatacagcctggtgacagacggacggacggacggatggacagcaaagtcttagtaatagggtcccgttttaccctttgggtacggaaccctaaaaaatcttAAGCCGTAGACGTGATTTaagtttcttattttttaattaaattaatattagtaATGGCAAATACAGTCAAAACTGTTTATAACAACATTCATATTTGTCCTTTGACACAGCCTCTAAATTTCGCTGTAATCTCTACAGTGTAGAGTCTACACCCTATATCtgtttgtgtttgtatgtttgttcgcggtaaactcaaaaactactgaacggtttTACgagcggttttcacctatcaatagaatgattcttgaggaaggtttaggtgtataatttgttaactcgtgcgaagccggggcgggccgCTAGTAATATAGAGTTCATTGTGATTAGCAATGTTGTTATAAACTGTTGTAACTGTAGCATTAAAGGCAAgaatacatatacctaattatcaaaatttatttttgaaatattaaCAAAAGACCCATCATTTCTAACAAGAAGCATCTCACATTTTTTACTCTTTTTGTAACAGCATCTGTaacttaaatactaaaatacttTAAATCTACATTTCAACCTAACTTTACCACCTTGATAAAATTCATATcctatgtaaattttaaaaatatgcatTACTATATTGACTTTTAACCACACTTAAACGTTATCATTACGTTTTTTACTGTTTACAGTTCCAGCCCCTATAATTTTCACACTGATAACATCCACACTACATCATGTGGGTCCACATTTCACTACAAACTCTACACAAAGCAACAATGTTCCAATCCACCGATTTATACTTAGGAACTTTCTTAATCCTCAGTGGATTCTCACTCAGTTTGCTCAACTTGAAAAAAGTGGTTAAGGAGCGAAACAAGTTTTCAACTATGCTGTTATCGGAAAATGTTATTTTGACGTGCATTGGAATCTCTTTTATAGTGAGAGCAATTTACAATTTGAGACCGGCAAATGTATCTATGTCTGAGATGGAACTACGGACGGCAGAGATGATTTTAATTGGAAATGAAGCGTCTTGTGGGTACTGGACTGTTTTTATGAGCTTCGGACCTTTGGTAATACCTTTCGTCAATGGATTTCTAAGTCTTGTCATTGATAACTACATGCATTATAAGAAGCTGATGGATATGAAGAGAAGAGATGAGGAAAACATTGTCCACGAAATAAATACGGAATCTCAGCAGCTTGACAGTGTGAGGGTCAAAGTGTTAAGTTTCTGGAAGAAGTATTTTTCATCTTTTGTGATTGTTTTACAGTGGATTGTACCTGTCCTGCTCACACTTTTTATGTATCCAATGGGGGTTAACCAAGTGACAATGAAACGGGATATACAAAGTTATAGTGACACTTGTATGGCAATGATGGAGGTTACTAACAGTTCATGCTTGGTACCTTCGGAAAACTTTACCTTAGAGCTCCGGAAATATTTTAACCCTAAAGATTATGTTAAGGTGTATGATAATGTAGAGACTAAAGACAATTTAACAGTTATTAACTCTGTAATACAGAATGTTTATAAAATTGTGAATAATTACACTAACTTCAACATGAATGTGACAAGTGCTCCATTGTATCGAAAATCAAAATTAAGTAACACATGCATGAAAATTTGTTACATAGAATCTAGGAATATGCTtctatatatgtttattttggCTATAGTCAGTTTCTTTGTTCCTGTATTGATTTCAGTATACATTTTAAGTAAAATACACGTTATGGACGTGAAGAAATCGAAAAATTATACATTAGCTAGCAGAGAATTGTTGTATAACATCTTATTCTGGAGTCCAGTTTTGTTAGACAGCTACGTCTCTCAGCTATTTTGCACGGATTCCACTGACGGCGTGAAGACGTCCTTGTTTAATGTTATTGCTAATGTATATCAGGTTGTTAAGAACTTCATGAACACTAAGTATTTTAATGAGAACACCGTAGTGCCTACCTAGTTATTTCTAACGCTCTTTGTAACTGATTATAATATACGGCCAGACTGGATTTAAATTACGAATTATGTTTAATTCGGATTAACAGTTTAAATCAGAACGCAACTGAACGTGCCGTCTTATCGAAATGGAGGAATTAATAGCACAATCAAACAAAAACAACGGTGaggttataatattaaaaaatgcAACTCACTGGATTATCGAAGGAATACACGCATTCATCCTTGTAAATCAATTGTCCGGGGGCCGGTATCTTGATCTTAGAAAGATGTGGCGTTAATAAATCTATTGACGCCatgattattaacaattaataagaattttaaattgaatttttGCAATCGAAATGTCCCCCGGCGTCGGTCGCACCAAAAATAGTAAAGTGATGCGATAATGAAATATCGATTATCGAATTTAATTCGATAAAGTCTAATATCCGTCTTAGtttaggcaggcgtggctcactccgggatttcgtcgctttgctacaggtagctaaaagtacatccgttccaccccaattttggggaaagccataagctgcgcgtggcgctgtcgccacctatcggccatatctgtgctaatCGTGACAAACGcggttttgttagagagtgagtcttctgtacctagtactattatttattctgtggtttaggTGTTATTTGtgtagtaataaaaaaaaaagcataCATTGTTCAAAtttgtaaacaaataaattaatctaAAACTACCTATGTTTCACTTTGATTAACAAGTGATCAAGTGTCGAAATATCGATATAATCTATCGTATTCCCCGTAGACATCACTATCTAATATGAcgtttgaattaaaaatgttgccactgaaaaaacttgttttttttaaagccatagaaggtaggatcctatagaagtggtatacgcgacTACGTGTGTCTCCGTGGGGGAaggtgagggacaaaacatacgcaatgcgacactatgattggtcgaatttatttgttgcccaccataatccaCACTAAAGTTACGGTGGGGAAACTGgggaataaaaaatatgtgagactgtgacaaggacaaacaataatagcgctttcgctgctactcttactgaaagatacataagattATCCCGTTCGATAATTTCTCCCGCCCCTCATGCCTCACAAATAAATCCGAcgaatcatagtgtcgcattgcgtatgttttctCCAGTTTtctccctcacggaggcacgcgtataccacttctataggatcttACCTTCTATGCGTATAGCACGTCTATGGGATCCTACCATCTATGTTATTGTCAATATCAAATGTCAAACAAGTAACAAGTAGAGTAGGTAGAGTAGATATTCTTTTCAACTTTAGTGAAAATTGTGAAAACAAGGCCAAAGTTCAAAAGTTAtccttaatttgtttttttgtaaattactaTTTATAGTTAAGAGTAAGCGTGAAATTTTAACATAAGTTTGAAAATGACTCTTAAGTTGTATTTTGATCTTATGTCACAGCCATCTCGAGCATTATATATTCTCTTAAAAAACGTTAAATGTGATTTTACTCCAGTGCCTGTAGATTTACGAAAAGGTGATTATTGAACAACATTGaacccagagggcctaccgcgaaaaacgaaaatcgaaatttcgttatctgcttcTCTACCGCTCTTGCTCATTCGAGCGATAGAAAAGCAGATAAAGAAATATCGTTTTTAGCAGTAGGGTCTCCTAATTGTTGCCTTCTTGTGTTGCTTTTAAATGAatagttaattttaatataacttTTGATTGACAGCCGAACATTATTCTGAGGAATATACAAAAATTAACCGATTTCAACGGGTTCCTGTTATAGACCATGATGGTTTTGTGCTAACTGAAAGGTaaagatttactttaatattacgTTACGACAGACCCCAATGGAAAGAGCTAGAGGGGGCCTTTCCAAGCGGCGCACTGAGCTTAGAGATATACTGTAACTCAGAACAGAAGGGCTTCATAGATAATAGCttaatattacatttaatatacTATGTTAGTTTTGTTTTTGATCTTAAATGGTGGTGGTTGGTGACCCCTGGTCTAGACTGTAAGCTTATTTGTGAACAAATtgattgataaaataataaagaagtAGCATATAAGAAATTAGTGTGACTAGGTTGGGTTTATTAATTGGGTTGGGTAATTTACAGTGCTTTCATTGTCTAACCAgattatgtttatattttagtttacaatattatttaatttatttttaatatgaacattcataaatttaaatacaaattaattttatctaAAATGCTGAATGAAGATTGTTTTCTTATTCTGAAGTAGCTTATTAATTGGTAAGTCAAGTTATTAATCCATTATATATTTACGAGGGTGGATCAAAAAGTACCCGTGTTTGATGATAAATGGCATTGCTTAGGAAAATTGCTATTACTGtagtgtagttttattattattgaataaaaaaaacgcGTCTTCATTTCTAACACGGGTACTTTTTGATCCACCCTCGTAGATATGTTCGGTTGTGGCACCTCATTTGTAATTcagtaataattattaacattatACTTAAACTTATAAACAATGCACATCCTACACCATTGAAAGTAGGAccctgaaattaaaaaaatatgttttttttttctctcacTCTTTAAAAATGTAGAGAGCCAAGAAAGctatttttataaatacacaggTGAAAAGGCTGTTCAAAGTTTTTAAGAACTTCTATGAAGTTGATATATTCTGAGGGTAgtttattaacacattcactgccagggggtgTGGCCTAGGTACAAACTTGTATGActgtgaacgcacatgtgcatTGGGGACAGTGAATGTTTTAAGTACTTGAAAAGCATTAATTGCCAAGAATTTTTTTCGTTCCAGTGTTGCCATCTTGAAATATTTATCCCGTGAAGGCATTATCCCTGATAACCTGTACCCAAAGGATTCCAAGCAAGCTGCCAGGGTTGAGGAGTTTCTAGAATGGCAACATGCAGGGTTGAGATTGCACTGTGCCATGTTCTTTAGAGTGAAGGTCAGTGCATTGCCTaaatttatagatggtcaagcaaatcttgtcagtagaaaaaggcgcgaaattcaaattttctatgagacgatatccctttcgcgcatacatttttcaaatttggcgcctttttctactgacaagatctgctatagtataaaaattaattatttcaaacttctgtgaaaatataactTCATGGAGAAAAAACTGTTTCAAATTTTCCATAAGTACTTACATTTTTCTATCCTTCCATTCCGTTACCGTCGTGATAGTGTAATGGTAACGGAAAGGAAATTGAGACACTTTTCTCTCATTAAGATTGCAAAAGCTCGTgatttagaaaataaataatgtaataatgtagaaataaaaaataagtgaagtatacaaCTTTAAATATAACGGCCCAGGTATACAACAGGTACAGTACAACTTTCAATTCCGTTTCAGGCCCTTGACCCAATTATAACCGGTAAAACCCCAGACCTTAAGACACTGCAGGGCTACGAGCGCCGCATGGAGAGTGCTCTGGACACGTTCAATGACCTGTGGCTCGGGCAAGGCAAACCGTTCGTGGCCGGAGACCGCATTAGTGTGGCAGACTTGCTTGCCGCGTGTGAAGTGGAGCAGCCCAGTAAGTgacaagttaataaaatgaaatgaattagggatcatccattaattacgtcacacgaatttctaggtttttttacccctccccccctccttgtcacacttggtcacattttgcaaatgctttcccacctggtgtgacgtcacattttaggcaattttgttttcaacgaaatcggcaatactgactgcattatttttttaataaaaaaatatttttgggaagagaaatattagtaattttataacacaaaaccaataaggaacgaaaattacctacttccaaaacctcattatttaaatgtacagcgaataaaaaaatataaattaattttcggttactgatgaagttaaagtgacgtcacaatgtttgtgactcccccctcccccatgtcacaacatgtcacattttcttgaccccctcccaccccctaaacgtgtgacgtaattaatggatgaccccttaaatGAATGCATGAAATGAATTAATGCAGAATCACGAGAACTATTGAtataaagaaagaaaaaaagtttcGTGACACATTTTAACCCTCCGTCCGAGTGTGACAAAAAGGCCTcaaaatttttgtattgaaaatTGGGACTCATTTGTATATAGTAGTCCTTGTCGCCCAGTGATTCTGTGTCGAAATAACCAAAAGTTGTTAATTTTTCGTAAAAAAGTAAATGATAGGTAcacttttttgtgtaaataccCTATAAGCTTGTAAAGTTGCGTCCACAAAGGGGGAACGCGCCTAACAACCCTTTATGTTGAGCTAGGTGTTTAAGGGCTGTGCACactggctgcgtgtgcgtgacgtgcacgtgcggcgttgtagtatacggATCcgtatgagagacggcacaccgcttgcgtgacgtgtgcgtgtgcggctccaacattttagagcacgcgcacgtgcacgttacgcacacgcaagccggtgtgcacaggcctttaaggtCCCTGTTTCGGCATACAAATTTCCACCACCATAAACGTCATAAACCTATGAATTGGTATGCCGAAACAGGGaccttaaaggcctgtgcacaccggcttgcgtgtgcgtgacgtgcacgtgcacgtgcggcgttgtagtatacggATCcgtatgagagacggcacaccgcttgcgtgacgcgTGCGTGtgtggctccaacattttagcgcacgcgcacgtgcacgtcacgcacacgcaagccggtgtgcacatgCCTTTAAGGTCCCTGTTTCGGTATACCAATTTCCACCACCATAAACGTCAAAAACCTATGAAAATATACAATTAAGTACAAACTCAGTGCTGAATTAACCTAGGTAGGCTGTATCTACGTAGTCTGAAGCGCAGaccttaaaaaaaatattgaatgctTTTATACAAAGAAAATACAACT is a window from the Cydia fagiglandana chromosome 13, ilCydFagi1.1, whole genome shotgun sequence genome containing:
- the LOC134670003 gene encoding glutathione S-transferase theta-1-like yields the protein MTLKLYFDLMSQPSRALYILLKNVKCDFTPVPVDLRKAEHYSEEYTKINRFQRVPVIDHDGFVLTESVAILKYLSREGIIPDNLYPKDSKQAARVEEFLEWQHAGLRLHCAMFFRVKALDPIITGKTPDLKTLQGYERRMESALDTFNDLWLGQGKPFVAGDRISVADLLAACEVEQPRMAGYDANAKYSNIADWMRRVREYFNPHYDEGHVILNKIVRNKSKMAPKL